Proteins from one Oncorhynchus tshawytscha isolate Ot180627B unplaced genomic scaffold, Otsh_v2.0 Un_scaffold_1828_pilon_pilon, whole genome shotgun sequence genomic window:
- the LOC112240504 gene encoding voltage-dependent calcium channel subunit alpha-2/delta-4, producing the protein MDLACYLIDSNAFIIISKEKSHVGRFFGEVDGSVMARLIKMAMFKRVSLYDYQAMCKMGGHSASSARPLLSPFYGLSSALKWFLTNFLLLPCVREIRGLGCWFLLEFNICGLWHSDRFAEAKPGFKASAQKKKGDILQPCDTEYPSFVYEPSIKETNSLIKCGRCQKMFVTQAVPDSNLLMLVVQADCDCSRQYPAITMEPKEVKYNASVKCDRMKSQKVRRRPESCHAYHPQENAKECGDASQIYLSVSLFLTCLTASFTCLKASTLVFR; encoded by the exons GTGGGGAGGTTCTTTGGAGAAGTTGACGGCTCAGTGATGGCACGCCTTATCAAGATGGCCATGTTCAAAAG ggTATCTCTGTACGACTATCAGGCCATGTGTAAGATGGGAGGACATTCTGCCAGCAGCGCCAGACCCCTTCTTAGT cccttCTATGGTCTCTCTTCTGCTCTAAAGTGGTTCCTCACCAACTTCCTACTCCTTccctgtgtgagagagatcagaggtCTTGGCTGCTG GTTTTTACTGGAGTTCAACATCTGTGGTCTCTGGCACTCTGACCGCTTTGCTGAAG CCAAGCCTGGCTTCAAAG CGTCGGCCCAGAAGAAGAAGGGAGACATCCTGCAGCCGTGTGACACAGAGTACCCCAGCTTTGTCTACGAGCCCTCCATCAAGGAGACCAACAGCCTCATTAAGTGTGGACGCTGTcagaa gatgTTTGTAACCCAGGCTGTCCCTGACAGTAACCTGCTGATGTTGGTGGTACAGGCAGACTGTGACTGTTCCCGTCAGTACCCTGCTATCACCATGGAACCCAAGGAAGTGAAAT ATAACGCCTCAGTAAAGTGTGACAGGATGAAATCTCAGAAGGTCCGTAGGAGACCCGAGTCCTGCCACGCCTATCACCCTCAG GAAAACGCCAAGGAGTGTGGAGATGCATCGCagatctacctgtctgtctctctcttcctcacctgTCTCACTGCCTCCTTCACCTGTCTCAAGGCCTCCACGCTGGTCTTCCGATGA